A region of the Gadus morhua chromosome 1, gadMor3.0, whole genome shotgun sequence genome:
GGGCGGGAGTTCACTGCCAGCTCCATGAAGATGTTGATATCATTAGTGGGAAGACAATTAAATAGAAAGTGTTTCATATGCCATCACTAGAAGGAACACGTGTGTCATTTCTTTGTAGTGCAGTCGTCTGTTGAGACGTGCGGTGAGACAGGAGATTCTGAACGTGAATGAATGGCAGTAAAGCTCCTGGTGTCATTGGGAGTCGGGAACATGAAAGTATTTTTTCTTTCATGCCAGCTCTGCCTGACGTTTCTTCTAATTTAATTTCAAAGAGACGTGCAAGATGGAATTACTGCTGTAGAAAAACAGGAGTAGATAAACAAATTTTCCTCGCCCCTATTATGAGGCTCTGGTTACGGCGGGACCTGGTCTGACTGGTATGCACTGCGCGGCTGGTTCACATTAACCACGTTCAGCGTCTTACCCCAACAAAGGGCTTCTGCTTACTGACTGCTCACGCTCTTCAACTTACTATCTGCTCACACTCTCCTACTGACTGACTGCTCACGCTCTTTTActtatcaatcaatcaatcaatttattattttaagtgCACCATCCAAATGGTCTCAGAACACTTccagataaaaaaacaacatcaatgCATTGATAAGAACATTGATGAACAAAAAGtcttaaaacaaataatgactTAGGACAAGAACAATAATGACTtaggacaacaacaacagattaCACTCCAGTGTTTTGAAAACAAAAATGACTTCAACCTAGATTTAAAAGCATCCACAGGCCCTGCTACCCTAATATGTTGGGGAAGGTTATTCCATGACTGCTCAAGCTCTCCTACTGACTGCTCAAGCTCTTCTTCTTTCTGACTGCTCACGCTCTTCTAATGACTGACTGCTCGGGCTCTCCTACTGACTGACTCCTCACGCCCTTCTACTCATTCTCATTCTCTTCTGCTTACTGACTGCTCATTGTTTTCTACTGACTGACTGCTCTCTCCTATTTACTGACTGCTCGCGCCCGTCGCCTTAGTGAGTGCTCACGCTCTTCAGCGGAATCCTTGTGGATGACTCGAATTACCGCAAGTGGAGGACAAGAGCAGCTCGTTTTCCACAGGGAGGTTCAGACTTGTGGATGCGCACGGCGTCCCCGTGTCCACTGCCTCGTGCGAGACCCGGAGGTCAGCGCTGTCCCTcctttgttcattttttttttttcttatttaacAAACAGTGAACGGTTCAAACAGCTGGAATTTggacatgaaaaaaaattctaaagCGCAGAATCCATCACAACCTCTCCCGGCGGCTGACCACCTGCTGCCAGGTTCTCGGACACACGACCTGTCGCAACAAGGACAAAGCCTGCATATACATGGATGCTCTACTATTTGGATGTTAATAATTGTAGAATTATTCGTGGACTGATGCATGTGCGCGTCTTGAGGACATTGCGCAATTGCCCGTTAAAGGAAATGCATTGGTCGTGAGGGAGATAAAGGCACATGATGTCAACACTCCTTTCCTATGGCAAGTGTAGACAATAAAGGAAACAGAGGAGAGTGCGTTCACTGCATGGAGGTTTGGAGTCGACTCCAGATGCAAGCAGTTCTGGTTTGGCTGTCTGTTGCGCTGATGCGCACCGGGGCAGGTAATGTGGATTCGGTTACTatattggtttaatattgatcAAATCGTATTGAAATGGTGGGATATTTATTTACCTAtcaatgttttcttttgttgtagTGAATGTTTAAACTTCTAGCCTTTATCTTACCTTATCACGGGTAATAGGTCAATCGTGTGGTTAATCTGATAGCTTTATGGAGATCATTCTGTGAGTTTTAAATAGATGCAACAAGAGACTCGTCAAGCTCTTCCTTCGGGAAAAggtagtaggcctactcataATCTAAAGGAAGCAATTTAATATCTGTTTTATTAAACATGTATTGTATGCATCTGTAAAGCTTTTGCCCCATGGCGGTTATACCAGACTTCGTACCATATAACAGTAGCAAGGCTCTAGGTTTAAATATTTGATGTGGCACAACTGATGCGCACATCCAAGAGACGTATCCCTACCATCTCTACCGAGAATACACCCTGAGCTTTTGAAGGATTCTCCTTGAAAACCTTTGTTCCCCCTCAGTCTCCTCCAGAATGTAatccgtccctccctctgccttctCAGCCTCCAGGTGTGCGGGTCATGCCTGCAGTCCGCCCCTCGGGAACCTGGCCAGCGGCCGGACTCTGACCACCCTCACAGGCTGCTACGGAGACGCCCGCCCCCTGCTGCGGCCATGCCCCTCCCGCCACCAAGGGGCCCTCGAGAGCCCAAGGCCCTGCCCCGAAGACCCCCATCCCCCCGCGCACATGACCGACGACCCCTTCTCCCACCCCGGTACCTGGTGGGCATCGGGCGCAGCCCGTCCCCAAACTGAGCGGGATGAGATCCGCTTGGATCTAGAGACCCGCTTCTGTCTGTCCCATGTGTTCCTACGGTTCCACTCGCCGCGGCCCAGGGCCATGGCTGTGGAGCGCTCGGGGGACTTTGGACGAACCTGGGAGACCCTCAAACTGTTTGCCCACAACTGCAGCCTGGAGTTTGGTCTCCTGGACGATGTCACCGAGCCCGGCGCCCCTTGTACTTCCCGCTACAGCAAAGCTACACCCTGCACTGGCGGGGAGGTGAGTGGACGCATCATGAGCCATTGAGGACTTTAAGACCATCGTTGACTGTTTGCTAATTTAGCAGTtgcctttatccaaagggaACCCAAATCCAGACTCAGGTCATTGAGGCGCAGGTAGGggcctcttgctcaaggattcTCAGAGGAAGGCTGCAGAGAGAGCGGGATTGAGTTGTGCCCGGTGTCTCTGTGCCCAGGTGATAGTGCGGACCTTGAGCTCCAGCAGCATCAGGGCGACCGACCCCTACAGCCCAGAGACCCTCGCCCGGCTCAGTGTCACCAACCTCCGCGTCAGACTCCTCAAGGCTCAGGGCTGCCCCGCCCATCTGGACCccccagaggagggggggaggccgtCCAACTCAACCCGAGTTCCCACGGCGACGCAGGATCCCGTCTCGGCACCCTACTACTCCATCTACACCCTGCTGGCCAGAGGAACCTGCCTGTGCCACGGCCACGGGGAGCACTGTGTGTCCCACAACGTCAGCCAGGCCCTGCCACGGGACAGCAACTGGGTGAGAAACCGAGGAACGAGTCGTTGTGATGGACTAGAGGAGGAATactcacaatgtgtgtgttgtgcttctggttgtggttgtgtgagtgtgtctgtatgcatgtgtatgtgtgtttatgtgtgtgtgtgtgtgtgtgtgtgtgtgtgtgtgtgtgtgtgtgtgtgtgtgtgtgtgtgtgtgtgtgtgtgtgtgtgtgtgtgtgtgtgtgtgtgtgtgtgtgtgtgtgtgagaaagagtaAGCTTGTGTCTCTGTACGTGAGTATGcatgtgtaaatgtgtctgtgagtcatctgtgtgtatgtgtgtgtatgtgactaagtatgcatgtgtgggtatgtatgtgtgtgtgtatgtgcatcgtgtgagtgtgtttgtgagtgtgtatgtgcatagtgtattgtgtgagtgtgtgtgtgagtgtgtgtgtgtgtgtgtgtgtgtgtatgtgtacgggtgtgtgttgtgtgtgtgtgtgtgtgtgtgtgtgtgagagtgtgtgtgtgagtgtgtgtgtgtgtgtgtgtgtgtgtgtgtgtgtgtgtgtgtgtgtgtgtgtgtgtgtgtgtgtgtgtacgggtgtgtatgtgtgtgtgtgtgtgtgtgtgtgtgtgtgtgtgtgtgtgtgtgtgtgtgtgtgtgagtgtgtgtgtgtgtgtgtgtgtgtgtgtgcgtgtgtgtgtgtgtgtgtgtgtgcgtgtgtgtgtgcttgtgtgtgtgtgtatgtgtgcgttcgtgtgtatgcctgcatgtgtgtctgtcgtTATGTCATTGCATTGGCACATGAGCGCTTACAGGATTGTCAACACAGGTGTGCAGATGTTTTGTCCAGCTGTGGAACGTACGGGAGATGTGCAATAATAACCCTACATACCTCGCTGACCTACCGCATGTTTCCAGTGGCCGTCTGGCAGTGATTTACGGCCCGTCCTGCCTATTCCCTCTGTGATTGTAACTCAGTGAGAGGATCTCAGTGACCAGCGGCTGTGTCCCCTCAGGTGGCcgggaggtgtgtgtgcagtcacCACACCGCGGGGGACCACTGTGAGAGGTGCTCCCCGCTCTACAACGATCGTCCTTGGAGACCGGCCAATGGCAGCAGCGGAGCGCCCAACGGCTGTCAGAGTGAGTGACTTGAAGACACAACAACTGTCTCTCAAAGTGGCAGTTGGTTGACTTATTTGTCCAGTCTTTGAACTATTTAGTACTATAATCTTATTTagcagattattttatttaaatacatGTAGAGTGAATTCAGATCCATATCATCAAGGAACAGGTGGGTTTAAGCCTTGCAAGGAGGGCTGTAGGTAGACATTGTGGGTAAAACGCTGAACCTATTGGCTGGCAGTCAAACACCCCAGCCACTACATCCTTCTGCCTCTCTATTATACGCAAACTGAGAGACCTGCAATGCTTAAAATGGTAATGGTTGGTTGACGACTTTACTGTTGTAGTGCCGAGATCACAGTACACACATGTGAAAGAGACGCCATAAGAAATAACATTGCTCATGTCTTCTGTTGTTCCCTCTTCCCCTCAGAGTGTGAGTGCCACGGCCATGCGGACAGCTGCCATCTCTCCCAACGGACGTGGCTGTCCTCCGAAGGCACCAGTGGGGGCGTGTGCGACGACTGCCGTCACAACACCGTGGGGCGCCGGTGTCAGCGCTGTCGTCGCGGTTACCACCGCCAACCCTCCCTGCCCCTGAACTCACCCCACACCTGCATACGTATGAGACCGCAGTCCGTGGTGATGGGTGGTGTTGCTTTAGTCGGTCAGGGAGAAGAGTTGATTCGACTGATTTGATCAGACTTTTGTATGTTGTGTTGTCAAGCCATTAAGCATCAAGCTATTAAACTACAAGTTATTGTGATGGAGGACATAACGTACTGCTCTGGGAATCAGTTATCCAGCAGCTCCCTCTGCAGGGGATTATGTGTAACTGCACATGCTGACAGCAGCAAGAGGGCTATAGATGAGTCTAGCtgtcttccttccttcttcctcaGGGTGCCGGTGTGACCCTCTGGGCTCTCTGTCGCTGCagcacagagaggaggggcCCTGGTGCAACCCTAGAAGTGGTCAGTGTACCTGTAAAGCTGGGGTGGGAGGTGTGAGATGCAGCCAGTGCATGCCTGGACACTGGGGCCTCGGTGCGAAGGGCTGTCAGCCCTGTGTCTGCCCCCAGGCCTGCGACCCCAAGACCGGCCAGTGCCTAGACAGGTGGAGAAAAAAGCATTTACTGATCTGCTATTAATGTTACTCACTTTTCACAGAAGTCAACAGTACTGTTCATCAAATATAgttttgtgtaaaaaaaaaaaatagcaatcTACTTACGACACACATTCTAATACAGAATTAACGATATAACGTATACAAAATAACCGTTGATCATATGTATCTTTTATATTATAGGAGCTACGCAGACAATCAGATTGTCCACGTACCCATTGGGGGAAGAATCCCTGATGGGGAGCCTATGTTCACCCATGAAGGGGAGGCGGTGTGGCCCAAGGACCTGGCCGTCTCCGCCCTGCGCTCCACAGGTAACCCTGGTGCTCCGGCGTGTCTGGTAGAGCGGGAATAATGCCGCTATGATTCGTTGTTCTAATGTTCTGATGATCCTTCACAGGAAAGTGTGCCTGTAAGGAGAGGAAGCTGAGGAGTCTGTCTGACCTCTGTAAAGCCAAACACGACTATGGTAGGGAGCATGACTATGAACCAGGGATGTTAATGATTAACCGTCAATTAATCGCTGTTAGGTGTTCAACTGATTCAAAATGTCTCAGCCGACAATCTATTTTTTATGTACAATTTCTTAGAATTTGGGTTTGCTTTGCTTTTCCTTGTTATTCCTGAAATGGCAGTAATTGTGCCCCTTTTCGACATTTGTTACGTTTACTACTCAAGGACCGGCAAAGGACTAAAGGAGTGCAGCCATTTTGGGCGAGAAGCTCATTGTTTGTTATTCTGTTGGTTGAAATTGTTTGTGCTTCAAAAATGTATATATCACATTACTAATATGGCACTGgaattgtttaaataaaaattaaacTGAGAAGGACATCGTCTTCTATTTCATTAATTATGATTAATCGATAACTTCAATGAGTGGTAATGTTTTCATGCATGCGATTTGCAACTCTAAACATAACAGGAGTTGGGAAATTACTTGTAAGTCACTCCCCATGTATTGTGTTGtctgtgcactgtgtgtgtctcactgcaGTGATCAGGATCAGTGTGCTGTCCGCCCATGACAAGGGCAGCCATGCAGAGGTGCAGGTCAAGGTTCGCAAGGTCCTGCGTTCTGGACAGGTGCCCCTGTCTCTGGGGACCCTCAGTGTCTACCCTCTCACCTGGACCAGTCGCGGCTGCACCTGTCCCATCCTCAACCCAGGTAGGTACGCTATTCCGATGAACTGATCACGTGATCTACCATGTGACAGCAACGTGTGTGGAGACTGCTGTGCAATGGACGTTGGCAGTGATGTCAGTCTTTAATGTACAACATTATGGTATATTGCGCTCTATTGAGTTTTTAAAGCAAAGCATATGTTCTTTGGGTGTAGACATTTTCTAGCTATGTTCTACGTTATTTGACATAGAACCAACTACTTGTTTGTATTTATCACAAAAGTACCTTTGACAGATGCCTGCGTCCCTTCTCCAGGTATGGATTATCTTCTGGCTGGCCCAGAGGATCCCGAGACTGGCCGATTACTAGTCACTTTGCAGAGTGTGGTGGCACTCTGGACACCCAGACTAGGCTTGAACCTATCAAAGGGCCTCAGGCATGAATGTCCATGAGCCACAATCCTAAACCATAAACAAAGATGATGGTTGTCAACGTGGTCATACGGAATCAGTGGACAATACAGGGATGCAAAAACAAGTAGGCGCTCGTTTGGATCTACTTCCACCTTCAGTTGCCAGTACTGGGTGTATCCCTGAAAGCCCTGCCTAGTACCAGGCTGTGTGCAGTGAGAATGTGTAACTCTCCTAATGTATCTCTAAGTAAAGCATGGTATTAACACAGggcaggggaggaagagatCCGACAGGCTTTGGAGTGTGATACAGTAGCCGGCTGGGTGTCTGCCTGCTGCAGGCTTTATATGAGGGCGAGCAGAAACCTCTTATATTAAAGGGTGGATGCAGAAAACTTTTCTGACGTAGTTACATTTGGATTTAAAATAACTAATAAACAGTTTCTATGTTTTTGGAATACGGTCATTTGTTCAAAGAGAGGGGGTAAGTTATTTGGATCTCTTACGAACACATGCCAATGTTACTCTTCTCAGATTTCCATTTCCTTGGATCCCTTCGAGTTTGAGGCATGCAGCACAAGAAAATAAAGTTGTTGGTAGATGTTGGTCAATTTAAGTTTAATGTGGATTACATATAAAATAACTGTGTTGTCCATTAAGGCGTGCATGGCAGGTAATTCAAATGGTTACCCTTTCTGAGTCTCATCCATACAGTGCCGGAAAAGAAACTTGTAATGTATCTTCCATTTATACTGAGCCGTGCTGATTTCACAATGCTTTCTAGGTGACCATCAATGTTGCAAGAACATAGGACACAACGTTGTTGGATAATGTTGTGCCAAAGGGGTTGGACTACAAGTGCAGGAAGATACCAGTGAGACACTGAATATTCCACAGAAAATTGATTGGTAATTTCTTGTCCAAATGACACGCGTCACTAATTCAAAATCTCAAATTCACCCAGTTTACACATCAGTGATAAATAACCTTCATATGAATGGTTCCCAATTCAGACATGGACAATAATTTCCCCAACAGTTATTTTTGCCTAAAAAGGTTCACTATACTTTGGTCTCTTCAGATGGAAAGTGAATTAAAACTTTACAGTGATACATGTCAACAATGAACTCAACTGCTCAGAAATACACTATTATGCAAAAGACAGACGACAGTAAAGATTCCTCAAGTATCTCATAGGACGATGTGCCAAGCGTCATATTAAACAACTAGTGGAAAGCAGTCACACGGTAACAGGAGCACATTGATAATTAACACACAATGGACAAGAAACTCATCAACTGATTGAAGCATTGACAAAGACATCAAAATAAATTGTCATTGATAATTTTTTTCTGTAGCTGTTCCAATGTAAAACTTATAACCGCATGACCTTTAAGAAATGAACAGACGAAGCCATCTAAGATAAAATTCCTCCACTTGTCTTGGTGTTACATTGTAGGGTTCACTTATTATCCATCAATCCCGGTCATACGTTTCTTCTTCTGAACCAGACGACATGTCTGGATGAattgcaccacacacacacaccgatgtcTCCTGTCTGGAGAGTGGTCTCCACCGGGCGTCAGACAGAGGTAACAGGGAAGCCGTAGATGGGGCTCTTCTTAGCTGGCATTCTGTCCTTCTGAAGGTGCTTCACTGTCAGAAGAGGGAGCAGACTGGGTCGTTGAGGCAGGAGGATCAGAGTCAGTAGGAGGGGCGGAGCCGGACTGCCCCTGGGGGGGGCTGCTTTCACTATCTTCATCTTGGGGGTAGAGCTCGGGGTACCTCTGCATGCATTCCTGCATGGCACGGAAGTTGTCTATGCACTCGgaccccttcacctcctccttacTGTAGTGGAAACAGGAGAACGCCTCCTTGAACTGAGAACCACAGGGCCCACTGGCCATGCCCCCGAGACATGGGCAGTTCCAGTTGACCTCTCCATTTGGCAGGATCAAGCCTAGGGGAAAGATGTGGGGAGAAAATTATCTTAAGATACTTCGACGTCTCGACACAAAAAGATGGCTGGGATGTAGTTTAGGCTTTATGGAGATTTGGTGACATGAAACTAGATACTTGTTTTCTCACTGCTGCGATATCATGCCCGTCTGGTGTGTGGATGTATTATGAGTTAGATCTGGTCCTGTGTGGGAAATGACCTTGTATAGATAGTGATTAGTACAACTGTCTTTGACACCAACAAAACGCTTCCTATACTCTTCTTTTAAGCATAGCGTCGGTCGGTCACTGAAGTACTAAGCAGGCATTTTATACATGCCTTGAAAAACATTTGTTACAATGGAGACACAGTAAGGTGGGGCGGGATGTGGGCAAGATGGACGCCATTACATTTATATGAGTAACATACATGAGGAATAAACAACTACGAGGAATAAACAACCACGAGGAACCAACAAACATGAGGAGTTAAGCTAACCTTCCATTTGGCACATTACCTGCACAACTGATCAAAAGTAAATTCATctgtttattataattatggAATATTAGGAAAAAGTGTTAAGTAGTAAGTGAGAGAAAAATAATCACCAATGATAAGAAATAAATGTTAATCATATCCTCCCTTTGctgatcatttatttattggcTATTTAAGCAATGTCACACGAGAGggagtgctgttgtactgaatGTGATTCAGTCGTAGGTACGAAGCCGTAGACCGACTGGCGAAGATAATCAAAGCCTTTctgatattcagtacaacagcacGACCTCGAGTGATCGGCCTGAGCATCAGTTATACACACCTTGCTCTTCGTACGGATCGTTGGGGTCATCTGCGATCAACTCAGCGTTGCTGGGGGCCTCATGGTCCTCTTTGGTCACGAAGATGATGCGATCTTTGCCTGAGGGATAATATATTTTGAATAGGGTTCTTTGGGGTATAAGATAAGCTATTATCAGGACACGTCCATTGATATCGTCCAATTCTCTAAAGGAATGACTTTCTGAAGTAGTATAATTAAATTCCATGAGGTGTACTGTACTTGAGTCAAGCAACTAATTCAGAAACCTATTCCTGGGCCAGTGTGGACCGGAAGGTGAGCAGAGCCTACCTCCTGGTCCATACACTATAACGAGCTAATGAAGAGggttggtttgtgtttttattagaaTTAACATGATACCGGTCGATAGTCCCGCTTTAAAACAGAAGAACAAAAAGGCTCGCTTCCCCTTGGCCCACTATGCAGACCAGTCAACGTTACATACCACCAGCATGGAGGCTCCTCAATGACATTCACCTCTTCGATGAATGAAACCCACTGAGATCACTTTACCTTCTTCTCTGCAGTACGACATCCCGGTGACTATCAATGTCCTGCGACACTCTTCTGCAGGAGCCGATGCTTTCGTAGATTACTTTCTCAATCTAAGACGTAACATTGGATAGCCACTCAGTTCTAGACAACTGTTACCCTTCTGACCTGTCAACGCGACGGAGTCGGGTCGCACAAGACTGACGTCACCACGCGATCTGACGTCAGCGATACATACAGCCAATGGGCTGAGACTATATTGTAGCAGGTATTTTCTATGTATTTTCTAACTTGCATATTTGTCATAGAGAAATTATAGTTCAACTTTGGACTCAAAACATTAATACAGACCAATATTTGTGATTAAATAATGTTATAATGCTGCACATGATTAGCTCCATAAGCACAATTAGGATGCGCACTGGGATATTTTTGATCACCTTTACAGGAGTTATAAGCAGTAAGTTTGATCTGTTTGATAAGCAGAACTCAACTAAATGAATGGAATAAGAAGCTCAAATTAGTATAACCTATACACTGAACATGGAACCAAAAAGACACAATGACCGtttgaaaaaaacttttctttTAATAACAATTATGTCTTGTAGAGAAAGTAAAAACAATAATGAACCCCCCTTTCATCCTTACCAAACCCACCCTCAGCCAACCATGTCTGGGCAGTATTGTGCGGCGAATCTGTCAAAATAGAAGAGCATGACGACACAGACAAACATCCCTTTAGGACCCAGAGACAACCAGCAAGCCGTGTGCCCCTGTTTAAGATCGGCCTGATAATAAACATAGTCCATTGTTTcttaaaaacatacaaatacaaaaggTAAAAGATAAATTGCTAGAAGCCAGCGTAGAGATTCCAATAAAACCATCCCAGGTATGCTCTACCAGGTATCCCAGGTAGCTTTACTTGGCGTTTACGATCCTCGAATATATCTCAGGCGTGGCTTCTGATGACCTGAAATGAGTGTGACATGGCTTCTGTTCTCTTCCTCCCACAAAATGTCCAAGTTCAGTGCTTTACGTTGTGACTCGGCACTTAACCGTCGTGAGCGTTCATTTAACGAGCAGCAATGAACCACCCCTGAGGCCGGTCCGTGACACTACCTCTCGCATATGTGCTTTAGGTATTCTTCAGCATGGGAAGACCGTGGGGACTCGAGGCAGCCTGTTGACGGATGAACATCGGGAACGATACAGAATAAACACAACGTTATGCTGGACCTCCGAACGAAAAACGCCACCCAGCCATCTTCTCCAGTTGGACCTTCCTTGTACCCATGAAGGACACCACGGAGAGGAGACTTGATGACGAAAAGAAAGCGGCAGAATCCCGGTTTCTGAATCACTTTTtcttatgatgatgatgttgatgattgTGTTTCataaaagcaaaataaaaactgacaaaaaaaatagaGGAAGAgtttgctgtgtgtctgtctggacGATGGGTGATTCTAGAAGAACAGTCCTCCCATGCTTCCCATTTCACTCTGTTCCTTGACGAAGATCTCAAAGTACTGATAGATGATGGTCACAGCCAAGAGGATACCCGTGCCGGAGCCGATGGCCCCCAGGAAGTCGGCCATGACGGACAGACCTCCTATGCACAGGCCCCCGAAGGCCGCAGCCGTGGGAATGTACCTAGAAAGAGAAATCCAAATAGATACTCACGGTGCTGGCAGTTCAAAATCAGCAATAATAATGGACATTAGGGGACAGTTTCTATGCTTGATCGTTTTGTGTTACCTGTTGAGTTCATGCACCATGGAGGTCTCTCTGTGGCCCCTCATGACCATCTGCTGCTCCTTAAGCTGCTTAGccacctgggacacacacaacattatAATCTCATGAAAGGTAAGTGTTTGCACTGCTTTAATGCACTAAAAACTAACTCAATGATTCTTACATCTTTTGCAGAGGACCCCGAGACCTCAATCCAGGTCTTGGAGAAGAAGGCACAGGATCCCAGCATGAAGACTATGTAGATGGTAGCGTGAACCGGGTCGTCCAGGACTGAACCAAACGACTCCGGGGGTGAAAGGAAGTAGCAAAGACCTCCTACTGGGTACGCTCGCGCCGGTCCACCAGTCGACGTGTCCTAAACAAGGAGACATTTTGTGAGGCTTGGACATTTTGTGAGGCTTGGAAAGGCTGGACTCTACCCTCCTGCAGTCAATACAGTCAGAAGAATGGGAAACAAATGCACCGCCCAGTACAACAGTCATAAAGCACCTAAGACATCCAGTCTGACCATTCCTGTGCTTGGTCGATAATAATATAAGCAACAACAAGCAACATATGGCTGAAACTGCCGGTCGTAGAGATCGGAAAACATCAAAAACCAGTG
Encoded here:
- the si:dkey-202e22.2 gene encoding netrin-4, translated to MASVDNKGNRGECVHCMEVWSRLQMQAVLVWLSVALMRTGAASRCAGHACSPPLGNLASGRTLTTLTGCYGDARPLLRPCPSRHQGALESPRPCPEDPHPPAHMTDDPFSHPGTWWASGAARPQTERDEIRLDLETRFCLSHVFLRFHSPRPRAMAVERSGDFGRTWETLKLFAHNCSLEFGLLDDVTEPGAPCTSRYSKATPCTGGEVIVRTLSSSSIRATDPYSPETLARLSVTNLRVRLLKAQGCPAHLDPPEEGGRPSNSTRVPTATQDPVSAPYYSIYTLLARGTCLCHGHGEHCVSHNVSQALPRDSNWVAGRCVCSHHTAGDHCERCSPLYNDRPWRPANGSSGAPNGCQKCECHGHADSCHLSQRTWLSSEGTSGGVCDDCRHNTVGRRCQRCRRGYHRQPSLPLNSPHTCIRCRCDPLGSLSLQHREEGPWCNPRSGQCTCKAGVGGVRCSQCMPGHWGLGAKGCQPCVCPQACDPKTGQCLDRSYADNQIVHVPIGGRIPDGEPMFTHEGEAVWPKDLAVSALRSTGKCACKERKLRSLSDLCKAKHDYVIRISVLSAHDKGSHAEVQVKVRKVLRSGQVPLSLGTLSVYPLTWTSRGCTCPILNPGMDYLLAGPEDPETGRLLVTLQSVVALWTPRLGLNLSKGLRHECP
- the chchd4a gene encoding mitochondrial intermembrane space import and assembly protein 40 produces the protein MSYCREEGKDRIIFVTKEDHEAPSNAELIADDPNDPYEEQGLILPNGEVNWNCPCLGGMASGPCGSQFKEAFSCFHYSKEEVKGSECIDNFRAMQECMQRYPELYPQDEDSESSPPQGQSGSAPPTDSDPPASTTQSAPSSDSEAPSEGQNAS